From the Micromonospora lupini genome, one window contains:
- the asnB gene encoding asparagine synthase (glutamine-hydrolyzing), whose product MCGLLAFFSANGNAAAHRDHIAGALECLHHRGPDETGVEVVGDASGRYADGVFAHKRLAIIDVASSHEPLPYANGRYLLTFNGEIYNYIELRDELVRTFGAQFATAGDGEVVVAGYHFWGEQVLTRLRGMFAFVIWDRQERRAFGARDYFGIKPLHYLETADGLYLASEKKALLPFAHSNYQGDAGVDAANLSHYLTLQYVPEPGTLHKGISRIGSGEYLSWTPGGRIDVRRWYRPVFRPAPVDDEQKLYHEIRETLRESVRMHMRSDVPVGSFLSSGIDSTAVVALAREFNPNILTFTVGYDVPGYSEIDVAQESARHLDVTTIPTKIGPQDMIDALPKIVWHLDDPVADPALVPLYFVAKKAAEHVTVVLSGEGADEFFGGYTIYREPLSLGTVNGLPGGVQKGLRAVSKAIPQGVKGKSFLERGTTPIEERYYGNARMFTEEEKQHLLRRYDPSVRYTDVTAPIYAECTELDDVTKMQYVDLYTWLRGDILVKADRISMSHSLEVRVPFLDREVFDVAAKIPVDLKLPPRSDATKYAMRQALQGVVPPAIVNRKKLGFPTPTRVWLRGEMYEWARHVLSTSGAGDLLDLSYALRLLDEHKREEADHSRKVWTVLIFCIWHAIFVAKTLDPGIQRNQSALLTKPVVGSMVR is encoded by the coding sequence ATGTGCGGACTCCTGGCCTTCTTCAGCGCGAACGGCAACGCCGCAGCGCACCGCGACCACATCGCCGGAGCATTGGAATGCCTGCACCACCGCGGCCCCGACGAGACAGGGGTCGAGGTGGTCGGTGACGCCTCCGGCCGGTACGCGGACGGCGTGTTCGCCCACAAGCGGCTCGCCATCATCGACGTCGCGTCGAGTCACGAGCCGCTGCCCTACGCGAACGGCCGTTATCTGCTCACCTTCAACGGTGAGATCTACAACTACATCGAGCTGCGTGACGAGCTCGTCCGGACCTTCGGCGCGCAGTTCGCCACCGCCGGGGACGGCGAGGTGGTCGTCGCCGGCTACCACTTCTGGGGCGAGCAGGTGCTCACCCGCCTGCGCGGCATGTTCGCCTTCGTCATCTGGGACCGGCAGGAACGGCGTGCGTTCGGCGCCCGCGACTATTTCGGCATCAAGCCGCTGCACTACCTGGAGACCGCCGACGGCCTGTACCTGGCGTCGGAGAAGAAGGCGCTGCTGCCGTTCGCGCACAGCAACTACCAGGGCGACGCGGGTGTCGACGCGGCCAACCTGAGCCACTACCTGACCCTGCAGTACGTTCCGGAGCCCGGCACCCTGCACAAGGGCATCAGCCGCATCGGCTCGGGGGAGTACCTGAGCTGGACCCCGGGTGGACGCATCGACGTACGCCGGTGGTACCGGCCGGTGTTCCGGCCCGCGCCGGTCGACGACGAACAGAAGCTCTACCACGAGATCCGGGAGACGCTGCGCGAGAGCGTCCGCATGCACATGCGCTCCGACGTGCCGGTCGGCTCGTTCCTGTCCAGCGGCATCGACTCGACGGCAGTCGTCGCGTTGGCCCGCGAGTTCAACCCGAACATCCTCACCTTCACCGTCGGCTACGACGTGCCGGGATATTCGGAGATCGACGTCGCGCAGGAGTCGGCCCGGCACCTGGACGTCACCACCATCCCCACCAAGATCGGTCCGCAGGACATGATCGACGCGCTGCCGAAGATCGTCTGGCACCTCGACGACCCGGTGGCGGACCCGGCGCTGGTGCCGCTCTACTTCGTGGCGAAGAAGGCCGCCGAGCACGTCACTGTGGTGCTCTCCGGCGAGGGGGCCGACGAGTTCTTCGGCGGTTACACGATCTACCGGGAGCCGCTGTCGCTCGGCACCGTCAACGGCCTGCCCGGCGGTGTGCAGAAGGGCCTGCGGGCGGTCTCCAAGGCGATCCCGCAGGGGGTCAAGGGCAAGAGCTTCCTGGAGCGCGGCACCACTCCGATCGAGGAGCGCTACTACGGCAACGCCCGGATGTTCACCGAGGAGGAGAAGCAGCACCTGCTGCGGCGCTACGACCCCTCGGTGCGCTACACGGACGTGACCGCCCCGATCTACGCCGAGTGCACCGAGCTGGACGACGTCACCAAGATGCAGTACGTCGACCTCTACACCTGGCTGCGCGGCGACATCCTGGTCAAGGCCGACCGGATCTCGATGTCGCACTCGCTTGAGGTGCGGGTGCCGTTCCTCGACCGTGAGGTCTTCGACGTCGCGGCCAAGATCCCGGTGGACCTGAAGCTGCCGCCGCGCTCGGACGCCACGAAGTACGCGATGCGCCAGGCGTTGCAGGGTGTCGTGCCGCCGGCGATCGTCAACCGTAAGAAGCTGGGCTTCCCGACGCCCACCCGGGTCTGGCTGCGCGGCGAGATGTACGAGTGGGCCCGGCACGTGCTGAGCACCTCGGGCGCGGGTGACCTGCTCGACCTGTCGTACGCGCTGCGGCTGCTCGACGAGCACAAGCGGGAGGAGGCCGACCACTCCCGCAAGGTGTGGACGGTGCTGATCTTCTGCATCTGGCACGCCATCTTTGTGGCCAAGACCCTCGACCCGGGCATCCAGCGCAACCAGTCCGCCCTGCTGACGAAGCCGGTGGTCGGCAGCATGGTCCGCTGA
- a CDS encoding aminopeptidase P family protein produces the protein MTEERTDGTPTDGTESHDPDFPEAFLSFMRQGWRDTELPVTPRPEAPNYAKRRAALSAAFPGETLVIPTGGEKVRANDTAYPFRPGSDFAYLTGDHDPDSVLVLRPNGSGHDATLYMRPRSSRETDEFFRSRHGELWVGRRHTLGEKSTELGLPTADLTGLEATLADLAPGRTRVLRGFDAQVDAAVRPYDGVRAEGQPPRDRELAIAISEQKLVKDEWEIGQLQDAINATVRGFEDVARILPADRAVSERLLEGIFALRARHDGNDVGYGSIVGAGEHATILHWVHNHGATRPGDLLLMDMGVEGRNLYTADVTRVLPVNGRFTALQRQVYDIVYASQQAGIDAIRPGVTFKDVHLTCMRVLAEGLADLGLLPVSVDEAMDEKSSVYRRWTLHGFGHMLGIDVHDCSNARKETYRDGALGEGYVLTVEPGLYFQPEDELVPAELRGIGIRIEDDVLVTATGAVNLSAGLPRTADEVETWLAEQREAGPRLPA, from the coding sequence ATGACCGAGGAACGCACCGACGGTACGCCGACAGACGGCACGGAATCGCACGATCCGGACTTCCCGGAGGCGTTCCTGTCCTTCATGCGGCAGGGCTGGCGCGACACCGAACTTCCGGTCACGCCCCGCCCCGAGGCGCCCAACTACGCCAAGCGCCGCGCCGCGCTGTCGGCGGCCTTCCCCGGCGAGACACTTGTCATCCCGACCGGCGGCGAGAAGGTCCGCGCCAACGACACCGCCTACCCGTTCCGGCCGGGCAGCGACTTCGCCTACCTGACCGGGGACCACGACCCGGACAGCGTGCTGGTGCTGCGCCCGAACGGCTCGGGGCACGACGCGACGCTGTACATGCGGCCCCGCTCGTCCCGCGAGACCGACGAGTTCTTCCGCAGCCGCCACGGCGAGCTGTGGGTCGGCCGGCGGCACACCCTCGGCGAGAAGTCCACCGAGCTGGGCCTGCCCACCGCCGACCTGACCGGCCTGGAGGCGACGCTCGCCGACCTGGCGCCCGGCCGCACCCGGGTGCTGCGCGGCTTCGACGCCCAGGTCGACGCGGCCGTCCGCCCGTACGACGGGGTCCGCGCCGAGGGGCAGCCGCCGCGCGACCGGGAGCTGGCGATCGCCATCTCGGAGCAGAAGCTGGTCAAGGACGAGTGGGAGATCGGCCAGCTCCAGGACGCCATCAACGCCACGGTGCGCGGCTTCGAGGACGTGGCCCGGATCCTGCCGGCCGACCGCGCCGTCTCGGAGCGTCTGCTGGAGGGGATCTTCGCGCTGCGGGCCCGCCACGACGGCAACGACGTCGGGTACGGCTCGATCGTCGGCGCCGGTGAGCACGCCACGATCCTGCACTGGGTGCACAACCACGGCGCCACCCGTCCGGGCGACCTGCTGCTGATGGACATGGGCGTCGAGGGCCGCAACCTCTACACCGCCGACGTGACCCGGGTGCTGCCGGTCAACGGCCGGTTCACCGCCCTGCAGCGCCAGGTCTACGACATCGTGTACGCCTCGCAGCAGGCCGGCATCGACGCGATCCGGCCCGGCGTCACGTTCAAGGACGTCCACCTGACCTGCATGCGGGTGCTCGCCGAGGGCCTCGCCGACCTGGGCCTGCTGCCGGTGAGCGTGGACGAGGCCATGGACGAGAAGTCCTCGGTCTACCGCCGGTGGACGTTGCACGGCTTCGGTCACATGCTCGGCATCGACGTCCACGACTGCTCGAACGCCCGCAAGGAGACCTACCGCGACGGCGCCCTCGGCGAGGGCTACGTGCTCACCGTCGAGCCGGGCCTGTACTTCCAGCCGGAGGACGAGCTGGTCCCCGCCGAGCTGCGCGGCATCGGCATCCGCATCGAGGACGACGTACTGGTCACCGCGACCGGCGCGGTGAACCTGTCCGCCGGCCTGCCGCGCACCGCCGACGAGGTGGAGACCTGGCTCGCCGAGCAGCGCGAGGCGGGCCCTCGCCTGCCCGCCTGA